The Sporosarcina luteola DNA window ATTTACATTTTTTTAAGTCGTCCATCGCATGCCATGCTTATCTTTGGCATCGGCAAAGACACGTTCACGTTCAATCGTCTCTTTACGCTTCCCGTATATTTCTTTGATTTCATGATTGTGACGCAAGTCCTCAACTACACCCAAGTAATCTTGCCAGATATGACGTTGAATCATCTATTGGTGGCTGATCAAGGGCGGCACCCAGTTTGCGCACCAAATGGTCATGAGGAACCAACTGCTTTATGGTCAGCATTTCCAACTGTTCGCGTTCTTTAATTTGATTCCATGTCATCATATCCATCACCTCATTCAGTTAATAGAAAACACCGTTGATTGGAGCGGAGAACGGCGACTCCTGCGGGAACAGCGCGAGCTGAAGACCCTGGACTGAGCGCAGCGAGGGAAGCGGCTGAAGCCGTGCCCGCGGAAAGCGTCCGCTCGTAGCGTAAATCAACATTGTAGCTTTATCTCTATTTCAAAAGAAAAGAGACTGTAGGCTAACACCCAAATTCATAGTGTTTGTCTACAGTCTGAGTCCAATCTCCTTTTTGGAGATTGGACTCTATCATGTGTTAATTGCTTTGTCTATCATCTGCTTGCATGGAACTGACGATGGAGTTCGCGAACTTGTTCAGCTAGTTCAGGGACAGGTCCGTCAATTGTCGTATCACGAATAACATCTTCAATAGGAAGATTACGAACGCGTGCTGGGGCAACTCCCATTTCACTCAACCACTGTACGAGCTGAGCGGAGGAACTTGCGTAAACAATCCGGCCTAACCCTACCCAGCCGTGAGCCGCTGCGCACATAGGACAATGCTCACCAGAGGTATATACTGTTGCCTTGCTTCTCTCTTCAGGCGTCATGTTCGCAGCCGCCCATCGTGCCAGAGCAAATTCTGGGTGTTGTGTATGGTCTCCACCTGCAACGTGGTTATGGTCTTCTGCAAGTACGTCCCCGCTAGCCGAGACAAGGACTGAACCAAATGGCTCGTCCCCTTTCTCTAGCGCAGTTTTTGCTAATTCAATACAACGTCGCAGGTGCTTCAAATCTGAATTACTTATCATAATTGAATCCTCCTCGTTTGCATTACTACTCCAAGACCAAAATGAACAGTATCAACTGTTATTTGGTTAAATAACTTTTCTCTTTCGCCAACACTAAATTGACAAGCATTTCATTTATGGGAACTTCCAAGCCAAGTTCTTTGGCTTTTTCAACAACTCCGCCATTGATAGCCATAATTTCAGTTCTTCTTTTATTTAATACATCTACCAGCATCGAAGTCTGGTTTGGCGCTGTTTTCCTAGCCAAGTCTTTAATAATAGAGGAGTCAGTAAAACGTAAAGGAATGCCCGCTCTCTTGGCAACCATCAGACATTCTTCCGCAATTTTATCCTGCAAGTTAGAAGTCTCCTCGTTTTCCACCAACTCGCCGTTTCTCAGGCCGGTCAGTGCACCTAACGGATTAATACCGCAATTGCCAATTAACTTCTCCCAAATTAATGACATTACATTTTCAGAAATCTTTGATTCTCCGAGTTTTTCATGGTCAAACATGCGTTGAATCTCTTTAATTCGATCAGTGACTTGACCATCAACCTCACCGATTACCGTGCCCCCACTGCCTGTATGGAGAATGACACCAGGCTCCTCAATGTAGCCGGCTGTACTCGTGTTCCCTGCGATAATTTTTCTTTCATCAATAAATTTAGCGATTTTTTCAATATTACCGATGCCGTTCTGTAGAGTTAACACAATCGTATTTTCGCCAAAGAGATTTTTATTTTCCTCCATAGCAATTTCAGTAATATATGTTTTGACTAAAACAATAACTAAATCAAGCTCTTCGCCAATTTCTCTCCCATCAGTGAACGCCTTGAGATTCGTATACACTTTTTTATCGTCACCATGGAAGATTGTAAGTCCTTTAGTATTGATTGCGTCTATATGTTCTTTAAATATATCGATTAAGTAAACGTCATGTCCTGTTTCAGACAAGACCGCACCATAAAGTCCGCCTATGGCTCCTGCGCCGATGATACCAATTTTCATACAAACTCAACCTTTCGTGTTAAATAAATCGAAGTATTTACAACCTAATTACTGTATCATGTATGACTCCAAGTCGCCGTTTTAACAGTTTATACGTTATTAATTGTTGGTGAAAACTTAACAAGTAATCCATACGCTATGAATGCTGTCACAAATCCGATTATCCAAGAGATATCGGAGATGCTTGAAAGTAATGGTATGAAATTACCACTTAGAGATACGACTACCCCTAAAATCGTTGCAATGTATGCATTCTTGTTGACACCCTTATACTTACTGACCGCTGTCGGATCATTCGAATCGTAATATAGCTGGTTAAGATCAATCTCTTTTTTAGTTACGAAGAAAAACTGATAGATCATAACACCAGTTACAGGACCTAAAATGGCGCCAACTCCGCTCAAGAAGGTATAAATGCTGTCAGGATTCTCCATCAATTTCCACGGCATGATCAAGAAACCGACGATACTTGCAATGAAGACTCCTCTTCGATAGTTGATCCATTTTGGGAAGAGCGCAGTTAATTGATATGCAGCTGGAGTGACATTTGCCGTTACATTCGAGTTAACAGTAATTAGCAATAAAATAAGCATTGCAAAGAATACTGCCGGTAAACTATCCCACTTATTAATTACGTTTAACACATCCCATTGTTCCATTCCATAATGAATAGAACTACCTATGAGGATGGAGATGCTTGTAAAAGCAAAAATGATGTAACCAATAATTAAACTCATTGACTGTCCAATCATTTGGTCCCTGTTTGAATTTGCATTTTGCGTGAAATCAGCAACGCTTGTTGCTGGAGCAGCCCAGAATGCCAATACGGCACTGATGATCAATATGTATGCAAAAAGAGGGTTGATGGATTGAGTCGGTCCTTCTATGGCGTAGTTTAGAATATTACTAAAACCGCCGCCAACAATTACTCCCCAAATTCCCATGGAGATAAACAGAACATAGATGAAGACAGTTAACACTGTATTGAATTTATTTAAAAATCCACTCCCACTTATGCCAAGCCCTACATTCACCAGCCAAAAGATGATAAAACATACTAGTCCTGGCATCCCGATTCCGAGGAAAGTAGCGTCACCGCCGATTCCCAGGAAGCCTGGCCATAATTTTCCGACGATAATAAGCAGGGCTTGTGATCCGACAAAGGTTTGTAAACCGAACCAACCTATCGCAACTACGATACCACGTAAAAAGCCCGGTAGTTTAGCTCCAGCGTCTCCATATGTCGCCCGCAAATGGAGTGCGAAGGGAATTCCGTATTTTGAACCTGCTTGTCCATTAAACGCCATAAATAGACCAGTTATAATGGCACCTAGTATTAATGCTATCATTATATTCAGGGGTGCTATCCCTAAAACTAATAAACCGCCTACTGCAGCGTAGTTCGGGATATTATGTAAGTTCCCCATCCATAATGTAAAATAATTCAAGGGACTCATGTTTCGTTTATCTTTTGTTTTCGGTAACAAGTCCTCATTCTCGTACCCTCTAGACTTGAATAAAGTAACATCGTCTTGCGTTACCTTTATTTCCTCTTGAGCAACCGCCCTCATGCCTTTTTGTTGTGTTGCCCCAATACCTAATTGACTCATATTGACCTAAACCTCCCAGAGGAATGATAATTACCTAGTTCTATATCTTAAAAATCGAAAGGTTAAGCCGGATACTTTATCCGGCTCATCTTTCAGGTTTTCAATTCAATTAGTATAACTATCAACTAAATCAGCGGCAGTCTGCGCTAGCTGTAAATCACAACCAGGAGCGCCAATTAACGAAATACCAAGTGGCACATCATGTTGTTTAACTAGTGGCAAAGTAATCTGTGGAGTACCGGATAAAGGTGAAATACATAATAGGTTACTAGATTGGGCACGGACGGCATTTATTTCCTCTGTAGAGCTATTTCGTAAAGGCGCTACAGAAGCAGCCGTAGGTAAGCAAAGCAGTGCGCCATCTGTCAAAAGCTCATTCATTCTTTCAATAATAGGTTTCCTTTTAGTTAATGCCTCTTTATACTCGCTCAAGGTAATGGTAGATGCCCAAGCTAAGCGTTCTTTTGGACCAGGTGAAAGATGCGGGCGATGTTTTCTTATCCAACCACCGTAGCTCTCCCAAACTTCATACCCCTGAATAATTCTAAAAATCTCTGTCCATTCTTCTAAACCATTACGACTTAATCTGACGTGTTCAACTTGTTCATAATTTTGTTTTAAATGGGTAACAGCAGGCTGTAGTACTTCTGCGACATCTTTGTTTATCGAATCAAAACAATCATCTGCGATAAGCAACTTATTAAATGGTACTTGTTTAGTATCTTGTCCTAATATTTCTTCAGAAACTCGTCTGAAAATATCTGTATTGCCGGCTACGTATCCTAGAACATCCATGCTCTCGCAATATGGCGCCTCTCCATCGTTCGCCACTCGTCCATAAGTGGGACGCATTCCTAAGATTCCCGTATAACTCGCAGGAACCCGAACAGATCCCAGGCAGTCGCTTCCAATGGCAAAATCGACTAAACCGCCTGCCGTAGCCACTCCCGTTCCGCTCGAAGACCCTCCTGCAAAACGTCTAGGGTCATGAGGATTAAGTGGCGAACCGTAATTCCAGTTTTCACCGCTAATACTGTAACATAGCTCGTCACAGACCGTTTTCCCTACTAAATCGGCTCCAGCAGTTAATAATTTAGTTACAATGCTAGAAGTAAAATCATCTGGAGCATGCGTCCGCAGCCATTCCGGATGTCCATTACTATAAGTACTTCCTAAAATCTTAAATACATCTTTTACCGCAAACACAAGGTCTTCAAGATTCCCTTCATCCGTTCCTTTAAGAGCGATGTGGTTTTCTCTAACAAACGCTTGCAGCGCATCATAAGGTGGAGTGTCAGAGACAGGTAGTCGGGAATTGTTTAACATAGTAGTTACAGTCAATATTCTTCACCTTTCCGGATTAAAAATAATAGTTTCATACGTTATTAATCTTCCATCAATACAGGTGCCAAATCTTGTGTCAATTCATTTTGGACGATGACCTTACCATTTTTAATGACATAACGAATTAGTGGCTGGTCATTCACTAAATTACTCAAATCATCACAGTCATAGATAACTACATCAGCATTTTTCCCAACTTCCAAACCGTACGTATCCGTAATTCCAATTGCTTTAGCTGCGTTATACGTTACCATATCTAAAACTGAACGACGCTGTGCCGCGGAGCCCATCTGTTGTGAAACTTGCAGTAAGTACCCAACGGCGATTAATTCAGCATTGCCAAATGGCGTAAAAGCATTTCGAATATTATTGGAGGAGTACGCCAGATTTACTCCCCGCTCCATCATTGCCAATACAGGCGCCATACCACGAGGAATGTTTTTTCTCTCTGCACGCCCAGTCATAAACATATCTGTAACAGGCAAT harbors:
- a CDS encoding ketopantoate reductase family protein, which encodes MKIGIIGAGAIGGLYGAVLSETGHDVYLIDIFKEHIDAINTKGLTIFHGDDKKVYTNLKAFTDGREIGEELDLVIVLVKTYITEIAMEENKNLFGENTIVLTLQNGIGNIEKIAKFIDERKIIAGNTSTAGYIEEPGVILHTGSGGTVIGEVDGQVTDRIKEIQRMFDHEKLGESKISENVMSLIWEKLIGNCGINPLGALTGLRNGELVENEETSNLQDKIAEECLMVAKRAGIPLRFTDSSIIKDLARKTAPNQTSMLVDVLNKRRTEIMAINGGVVEKAKELGLEVPINEMLVNLVLAKEKSYLTK
- a CDS encoding amidase: MTVTTMLNNSRLPVSDTPPYDALQAFVRENHIALKGTDEGNLEDLVFAVKDVFKILGSTYSNGHPEWLRTHAPDDFTSSIVTKLLTAGADLVGKTVCDELCYSISGENWNYGSPLNPHDPRRFAGGSSSGTGVATAGGLVDFAIGSDCLGSVRVPASYTGILGMRPTYGRVANDGEAPYCESMDVLGYVAGNTDIFRRVSEEILGQDTKQVPFNKLLIADDCFDSINKDVAEVLQPAVTHLKQNYEQVEHVRLSRNGLEEWTEIFRIIQGYEVWESYGGWIRKHRPHLSPGPKERLAWASTITLSEYKEALTKRKPIIERMNELLTDGALLCLPTAASVAPLRNSSTEEINAVRAQSSNLLCISPLSGTPQITLPLVKQHDVPLGISLIGAPGCDLQLAQTAADLVDSYTN
- the allW gene encoding allantoin permease, which codes for MSQLGIGATQQKGMRAVAQEEIKVTQDDVTLFKSRGYENEDLLPKTKDKRNMSPLNYFTLWMGNLHNIPNYAAVGGLLVLGIAPLNIMIALILGAIITGLFMAFNGQAGSKYGIPFALHLRATYGDAGAKLPGFLRGIVVAIGWFGLQTFVGSQALLIIVGKLWPGFLGIGGDATFLGIGMPGLVCFIIFWLVNVGLGISGSGFLNKFNTVLTVFIYVLFISMGIWGVIVGGGFSNILNYAIEGPTQSINPLFAYILIISAVLAFWAAPATSVADFTQNANSNRDQMIGQSMSLIIGYIIFAFTSISILIGSSIHYGMEQWDVLNVINKWDSLPAVFFAMLILLLITVNSNVTANVTPAAYQLTALFPKWINYRRGVFIASIVGFLIMPWKLMENPDSIYTFLSGVGAILGPVTGVMIYQFFFVTKKEIDLNQLYYDSNDPTAVSKYKGVNKNAYIATILGVVVSLSGNFIPLLSSISDISWIIGFVTAFIAYGLLVKFSPTINNV
- a CDS encoding nucleoside deaminase — translated: MISNSDLKHLRRCIELAKTALEKGDEPFGSVLVSASGDVLAEDHNHVAGGDHTQHPEFALARWAAANMTPEERSKATVYTSGEHCPMCAAAHGWVGLGRIVYASSSAQLVQWLSEMGVAPARVRNLPIEDVIRDTTIDGPVPELAEQVRELHRQFHASR